The DNA window ACGACCGGGGCGGATAAGTGTCCCCGCGCCCAACGACGCTCCATGCAGCACCGAGAACTCGGGACCTCCGGCGTCGAGGTGTCGGAGATCGGCTTCGGCGCGTGGGTCGTCGGGACGGACTGGTGGGGCGACCGCTCGGACGACCAGGCGGTGTCGATGGTCCGGGACGCCCTCGATTCGGGCGTCACCTACGTCGACACCGGCGACGTGTACGGCCACGGGGAGTCGGAGCGGATCGTCGGGGAGGCGATCGCGGACCGCCGCGAGGAGGTCACGCTGGCGACGAAGATCGGCTACGACTTCTACGACAACCCGCAGGCGGGCCACGGCGAGCTCCCGAAAGAGCTGAACGAGGCGTACCTCCGCGAGGCGCTCGAGTCCTCGCTCGACCGGCTCGACACCGACTACGTCGACCTGATCCAGCTCCACAACGCGAACGTCGACGAGGTGACGCCCGAGGTCCGGGACCTCCTCCGCGAGTGGAAATCGGAGGGACGGGTCCGGGCGCTCGGCTGGGCGCTCGGCCCCTCGATCGGCTGGCTCGCGGAGGGGGACGCCGCCGTCGAGTACGACGAGTTCGACGCGGTCCAGACCGTCTTCAACCTCTTCGAGCAGGAGCCGGGCCGCCACTTCATCGACACGATCCGCGAGACGGGTTCCGACACCTCCGTCATCGCCCGCGTCCCGCACTCCTCGGGGCTCCTCAACGAGCAGGTGACGCCCGACACCGTCCTGGAGGACGGCGACCACCGCTCGCACCGCCCGAAGCAGTGGTACGAGACCGGGTGGGAGAAGGTCGAGGCGATCCGCTTCCTCGAGGAGCCCGAGGGCGTCGAGGGGACCCGGACCCTGAGCCAGGCGTCGATCCGGTGGCTGCTCGCGCACGACGAGGTCGCCTCGGTGACGCCGACGTTCCGCGACGGCGAGGACATCGCGGAGTGGAGCGCCGCGAGCGAGGTCCCCCCGATCTCCGACGCCGAGTACGACCGGCTCGAGGAGCTGTACGCGCGGAACTTCGACGTGGACCGCGACGACGGGATGGACGCGCTCCGGACCTCCGTCGACGGCGAGGACATCGCGGCCGCGGGCCTCGACAAGCGCGCCGCCCCGTACTGATCGGCGGAGCGAGCGGGTCGGTCCGACCGATCAGGCGATCCGGTCCAGCCGGAAGCGCTCGATCGGCAGGTCGGTCTCCCGCCGGGTGGCCAGGTCGGCGAGGATCTCCCCGACCACGCTCGCGTACTTGAACCCGATGCCCGAGAAGCCCGCGGCGACGGAGACGTGCGGGTACTCCGGGTGGGTGTCGAGGTAGAAGTCCCCGTCCAGCGACCGGGTCACGATACAGGAGGTGAGCCGCATCGTCGGACCGGTCGCGTCCGGGAAGAGGCGTTCCGGGATCATCCGCAACAGCTCCTCGTCCTGGAGGGTGGGCTCGTCCCGCCAGTCGTCCGGATCGATCGTCTCCGTGTGCTCGGGGGCTCGCCCGAACTTGAACCCCGGCTGCTCGTGGACCGGAAATCCGTAGCTGTTCCCCTCCGGGGAGTCGAGCGTGAACACCGGGAAGTTCTCGGGGCGGAACTTGGAGGGCTCCTCCGGTTGGAGCCAGGCCATCACGCGTCGCTGCGGCTTGAGCGCGGACTCGAGGAGCCGAACGTGCTCGCTCGCCCACGCGCCGGCCGTCACGACCAGGTTCTCGGCCGCGTACCGGTTCCGGTCGGTCTCCACGACCACCCCCGACTCCGTCGGCCGCCAGTCCAGCACGCGCTCGCGGGCCCGCACGGTCGCCCCCAGCGACTGCGCCCGCGTCACGTACGTCGTGATCGCGCGCTCACAGGCGATGAACCCGCCGTCCGGCTGGTGGACGACGCGGTACTCCTCGGGGAGCTCGTACCCGGGGAACCGGTCGTTGACCTCCGCCCCCGTGAGAACGGTGTGCGGGAGGTCGTACGCCGCACAGCACTCCACGGCGTGCTCGAAGGACGCGGATCCGGGCTCCCCGCCGAAGATCGACCCCGTTTCCGTGAAGAGGTCGGTGCCGGCGTCGGCCTCGAGCTCGCGCCACAGTTCGCCCGCGCGCCTCGCGAGCGGGACGTAGTCCGGATGTTTCTGCGTGAGGCTGTACTGTCGCGTCTCGCCGTGGGAGGACCCCCGCGCGTGGGGGACGTCGTACCGCTCGATCCCCAGCACGTCCACTCCCCGTTCGGCGAGGTGACACACCGCGGCGCTGCCCATCCCGCCGATGCCGATCACGACGGTCTCGAACTCGGTTCGCTGGGACACGGTCGATCCGGCGCTCACGCCCCCAGTTCGTCCGCCAGCTCGTGGAACGTCTCGATCTCGAGGTGCGGGTCGCGCAGGATCTCCTCCCACTCGGTCCCGGCGCGGTTCATCCAGACGCCCTGCATCCCGGTGTACAGCGCGCCCTGGACGTCGTACCACGAGGCGGTGACGTGGACGATCCGGGAGACCGCGGTCCCCGCCCTGTGTGCGGCGTGTCGGTAGAGCTCCCGACCGGGCTTA is part of the Halorubrum aethiopicum genome and encodes:
- the solA gene encoding N-methyl-L-tryptophan oxidase; translated protein: MSAGSTVSQRTEFETVVIGIGGMGSAAVCHLAERGVDVLGIERYDVPHARGSSHGETRQYSLTQKHPDYVPLARRAGELWRELEADAGTDLFTETGSIFGGEPGSASFEHAVECCAAYDLPHTVLTGAEVNDRFPGYELPEEYRVVHQPDGGFIACERAITTYVTRAQSLGATVRARERVLDWRPTESGVVVETDRNRYAAENLVVTAGAWASEHVRLLESALKPQRRVMAWLQPEEPSKFRPENFPVFTLDSPEGNSYGFPVHEQPGFKFGRAPEHTETIDPDDWRDEPTLQDEELLRMIPERLFPDATGPTMRLTSCIVTRSLDGDFYLDTHPEYPHVSVAAGFSGIGFKYASVVGEILADLATRRETDLPIERFRLDRIA
- a CDS encoding aldo/keto reductase, producing MQHRELGTSGVEVSEIGFGAWVVGTDWWGDRSDDQAVSMVRDALDSGVTYVDTGDVYGHGESERIVGEAIADRREEVTLATKIGYDFYDNPQAGHGELPKELNEAYLREALESSLDRLDTDYVDLIQLHNANVDEVTPEVRDLLREWKSEGRVRALGWALGPSIGWLAEGDAAVEYDEFDAVQTVFNLFEQEPGRHFIDTIRETGSDTSVIARVPHSSGLLNEQVTPDTVLEDGDHRSHRPKQWYETGWEKVEAIRFLEEPEGVEGTRTLSQASIRWLLAHDEVASVTPTFRDGEDIAEWSAASEVPPISDAEYDRLEELYARNFDVDRDDGMDALRTSVDGEDIAAAGLDKRAAPY